In Pirellulales bacterium, one genomic interval encodes:
- a CDS encoding HD-GYP domain-containing protein: MSSTPSLVDKSADSLLRRTLAPRLIAIHAELEKWFETDLKVFDTVADVIVEPGSGRLPSLPAYWGDLCREASNWERPEFLVCDEPLLALAIPIPGGLDHRYVAVGVFLSHRLDADADIARVEQVLGWSRAEIRQWAARQIPWQPSRLLALAESIQARLAAELKVQILATEDHELSATISAMYEEISLLHRLTQHLRISESNENLARLALEWLGEAVPAQSLAIELFPVRGANGSPQSGRSESIFLTRGDCPFGAAGFRAVIDELGLDSDARALVINSPSSFELRDRFPQMRQAVLVPLFDGQHLFGWLGAFDHRNGGEFGSPEANLLGSVSAILAVHASNRDLYGQQAEFLESMVRALTSAIDAKDPYTCGHSDRVARIAVALATELGCDRKQLETIYLSGLLHDIGKIGINDNVLRKTSKLTDAEYEHIKLHTEIGYKILCDLKQLGDVLPVVRHHHEAWNGAGYPLRLAGEQIPYLARIVAVADAFDAMSSDRPYRKGMSDERLDEILRRGAGSQWDARVVDAFFRIRDGIRQFVRREPENEPVNDEILHLS, translated from the coding sequence ATGTCCAGTACGCCTTCGCTAGTTGATAAGTCGGCCGATTCGCTCCTGAGGCGGACGCTCGCGCCGCGATTGATTGCGATTCACGCGGAATTGGAAAAGTGGTTCGAGACCGACCTGAAGGTATTCGACACGGTGGCCGATGTCATCGTGGAGCCCGGAAGTGGGCGGCTGCCAAGTCTTCCTGCATATTGGGGCGATCTTTGCCGCGAGGCGTCGAACTGGGAGCGCCCCGAATTCCTCGTCTGCGATGAACCGCTTCTGGCGTTGGCAATTCCGATCCCCGGCGGACTCGATCATCGGTATGTCGCGGTAGGGGTATTCTTGTCGCATCGCCTCGATGCCGATGCCGACATTGCTCGCGTTGAGCAAGTGCTCGGCTGGTCGCGGGCGGAGATCCGCCAATGGGCCGCGCGACAAATCCCATGGCAGCCGTCACGGTTGCTCGCCCTCGCCGAATCGATTCAAGCCCGATTGGCGGCCGAGCTAAAGGTGCAGATTCTCGCGACCGAGGATCACGAGTTGTCGGCGACCATCTCGGCGATGTACGAAGAGATTAGCCTGCTCCACCGACTTACGCAGCATTTGCGGATTTCGGAAAGCAACGAGAATCTGGCTCGATTGGCGCTCGAATGGCTCGGCGAAGCGGTTCCCGCCCAGTCGCTGGCGATCGAGCTTTTTCCTGTCCGCGGCGCAAACGGTTCACCACAATCGGGCCGAAGCGAATCGATCTTCCTGACGCGCGGGGATTGCCCGTTTGGCGCAGCGGGTTTTCGCGCCGTGATCGACGAACTCGGCCTCGACTCGGACGCTCGAGCGCTGGTGATCAATTCCCCGTCGTCGTTCGAGCTGCGCGACCGATTTCCCCAAATGCGTCAAGCGGTCCTGGTGCCGCTGTTCGACGGGCAACATTTGTTCGGCTGGCTCGGGGCATTTGATCATCGCAATGGCGGCGAATTTGGTTCGCCCGAGGCCAACTTGCTCGGGAGCGTGAGCGCGATCCTCGCCGTCCACGCAAGCAATCGAGATCTATACGGTCAGCAGGCCGAATTCCTTGAGAGCATGGTGCGAGCGCTTACATCGGCCATCGACGCCAAGGACCCCTACACCTGCGGTCACAGTGATCGCGTCGCTCGCATCGCGGTTGCCCTGGCAACGGAATTGGGGTGCGACCGAAAGCAACTAGAAACGATCTACCTCTCGGGCCTTTTGCACGATATCGGCAAGATCGGGATCAACGACAACGTCCTACGCAAGACGAGCAAGCTCACGGATGCCGAATATGAGCATATCAAGCTCCATACGGAGATCGGTTACAAGATCCTTTGCGACCTGAAACAACTGGGCGACGTGCTCCCTGTCGTCCGGCATCACCATGAGGCTTGGAACGGCGCTGGCTATCCGCTGCGCTTGGCAGGCGAGCAGATTCCCTATTTGGCTCGGATCGTCGCAGTGGCCGACGCCTTCGATGCCATGTCGAGCGATCGACCGTATCGCAAGGGGATGTCCGACGAGCGGCTCGATGAGATCCTGCGTCGCGGGGCCGGCTCACAGTGGGACGCACGGGTCGTCGACGCGTTCTTTCGCATCCGCGACGGGATTCGTCAATTCGTCCGCCGCGAACCTGAGAACGAGCCGGTGAACGACGAGATATTGCATTTGTCGTGA
- a CDS encoding lactate racemase domain-containing protein: protein MSILRYGADSTLKLDIEPAALLAECHAPRGVAVADPAAVVSAALADPLDFPPLRRAVIPGDRVVLALEPELPQAPALVSSVISTLLEAGAAAADICVLQSRGGHSVTADSLRFRLPAECTEKIDFVGHDPRDRGQLSYLAANEDGEPIYVNRRLFDADVVLPIGCLRLATTPDYFGINAAVYPTFSDAATLDRFRATVAACEPNGIARRRHEANDVAWRLGIMLTVQIVPAAAGGVLHVLAGSLESVERRGSELCKSAWDFEVPRRADLIVAAIEGVDQQTWENFGRAVAAASRAVADDGAIAICTELDTEPGPALEWLGRARDLPDALRHIRRQHTADAPAAHELAQALKRGRVYLMSRLDESVVENLGMAPVAVEADIGRLARRYRSCVLLANAQYAQPTPLEESSK from the coding sequence ATGTCGATCTTGCGATACGGCGCCGATTCAACTTTGAAACTCGATATCGAACCCGCCGCGCTCTTGGCCGAATGCCACGCTCCGCGGGGAGTCGCCGTGGCGGATCCGGCGGCCGTCGTCTCGGCCGCGCTTGCCGATCCGCTCGATTTCCCTCCACTTCGACGGGCCGTGATACCGGGAGATCGAGTCGTCTTGGCCTTGGAGCCGGAATTGCCGCAGGCGCCTGCACTCGTGTCGTCGGTCATATCGACGCTGTTGGAGGCGGGAGCGGCCGCCGCGGATATTTGCGTTTTGCAGTCGCGAGGCGGCCACAGCGTGACGGCCGATTCATTGCGTTTCCGGCTCCCTGCCGAATGCACTGAAAAAATCGATTTCGTCGGCCACGACCCTCGTGATCGAGGTCAGCTTAGCTATCTCGCGGCCAATGAAGACGGGGAGCCGATCTACGTCAACCGGCGGCTTTTCGACGCCGATGTCGTATTGCCGATTGGCTGCCTGCGCCTTGCAACAACTCCCGACTATTTTGGCATAAACGCCGCGGTTTATCCGACGTTTTCGGACGCGGCAACACTGGATCGCTTTCGTGCGACGGTCGCCGCGTGTGAACCGAATGGAATTGCGCGGCGGCGGCACGAAGCGAATGACGTTGCCTGGCGGCTCGGAATCATGTTGACGGTCCAAATCGTGCCCGCGGCGGCGGGGGGAGTGCTGCACGTTCTCGCCGGCAGTTTGGAATCGGTCGAGCGTCGGGGGAGCGAACTGTGCAAGTCGGCTTGGGATTTTGAGGTGCCGCGGCGGGCCGATCTGATCGTCGCCGCGATCGAAGGCGTCGATCAACAAACATGGGAAAACTTCGGTCGTGCCGTCGCAGCGGCCTCTCGCGCGGTTGCGGACGACGGTGCGATTGCCATCTGTACTGAACTGGATACAGAACCTGGACCGGCACTGGAATGGCTCGGACGCGCCCGCGATCTGCCCGACGCTTTGCGACATATCCGCCGGCAGCACACGGCCGACGCTCCGGCTGCCCATGAGTTGGCCCAAGCGCTTAAGCGCGGACGAGTGTATCTCATGAGCCGGCTGGACGAATCCGTGGTGGAAAACTTGGGAATGGCGCCGGTCGCGGTTGAGGCCGATATTGGTCGCCTCGCTCGACGTTATCGCTCGTGCGTTCTGTTGGCGAATGCCCAGTATGCCCAACCGACGCCTCTCGAAGAATCGTCGAAATAA
- a CDS encoding protein kinase, with product MRADPPAEVVELLARLQLATASDMRRVFKRAKQLAGVLPLFPSIWVDALAQARAITHYQAAEINAGRGDQLAVGPFVLIELIESVGYAACFRAREPGSRREIRLLTANVGTASRPGTHSDREGERVQAEDQRIADRISELVRRMADVENCSVDRPAAGGIDGQRLWIEYPESDATPLRDLVLRSGRLPGDMVLEIARQMAAALMILKTSGILHGDVSTTTVAITINGSIQLRYCGVRDILRPEEGFSRADLSPDAYDFLAPERVANAAPPSIGSDLFACGCVWWNLLTGRPPLGGGTSLGKLRAAHAAKIVDVRRIAPAAPGVLVAAIAACTQRDPLRRPESFAALAQALGQSTSAGRRAAEVVMVRRQCNGRGVAKTVRRAIRSKEAPAWIAAVVGCVAVISFVSWPLWRTRAQPQVALGISRIESAASGGAKSAASHAEMIHVPNPHEAVVRAEFLDRDALASRAQPMVLSSGKTSWDPQLLALRAGQTVRGRPGERPLVAVPPGGIVVAVEDVRFENVDFVWRPSPDAAIDPQRVALIDMRAASASFRGCTFRATGDERIGRPIGIAWRGPRRSQALSPAGRLQISGCVLSGTAAGIDCQSAMPMAIKISDTLDLGGGPLLCLDHTPRIDEPIEIALSGSTLRDAAALIGIHVDRLPTEEPGTIGITTNDCVLAPSRGGAVVLFATPVRPTTLSRALQWSGQGSLLAADSRVGDWLKVGRQRSEEVEISVDGLVSGQVQFAGPADAGSSASRVTRWLAPIQSAEPPGIPDGLPNLPWMP from the coding sequence ATGCGCGCGGATCCGCCTGCTGAAGTCGTCGAGTTGCTCGCGCGATTGCAATTGGCAACCGCTTCAGATATGCGCCGCGTTTTTAAGCGAGCAAAGCAACTGGCCGGTGTTCTTCCTTTGTTTCCGTCGATTTGGGTCGACGCGCTGGCCCAGGCCCGTGCGATTACGCACTATCAAGCCGCTGAGATCAATGCCGGGCGCGGCGACCAGCTTGCGGTCGGTCCGTTTGTGCTCATTGAGCTAATCGAATCAGTCGGTTATGCCGCTTGCTTTCGCGCCCGGGAGCCGGGATCGCGGCGGGAGATCCGATTGCTGACGGCCAACGTTGGCACAGCTTCTCGACCTGGCACTCATTCGGACCGGGAGGGAGAAAGGGTGCAAGCTGAGGATCAAAGAATAGCAGATCGAATCTCCGAGCTGGTGAGGAGGATGGCCGACGTTGAGAATTGCAGCGTCGATCGGCCCGCGGCCGGCGGGATCGACGGCCAGCGGCTCTGGATTGAGTATCCCGAGAGTGACGCGACGCCATTGCGCGATCTGGTTTTGCGCTCCGGGCGGTTGCCGGGCGATATGGTGCTGGAAATTGCACGGCAAATGGCGGCCGCCCTAATGATTCTGAAGACTTCCGGGATCCTGCACGGCGACGTTTCGACCACTACGGTCGCGATCACGATCAATGGCTCTATCCAGTTGAGATATTGTGGCGTACGCGACATTTTGCGGCCCGAGGAAGGGTTTTCGCGCGCGGACTTATCGCCGGACGCGTACGATTTCCTTGCTCCCGAACGCGTCGCGAACGCGGCGCCCCCCAGCATTGGAAGCGATCTATTTGCATGCGGCTGCGTTTGGTGGAACCTGCTCACTGGAAGGCCGCCGCTGGGCGGCGGGACCAGCTTGGGCAAGTTGCGCGCGGCGCATGCGGCGAAGATCGTTGATGTGCGGCGGATCGCGCCCGCCGCTCCAGGCGTGCTCGTCGCGGCGATCGCCGCTTGCACGCAACGCGATCCTCTGCGGCGCCCCGAATCGTTTGCAGCCCTGGCCCAAGCGCTTGGCCAATCTACATCGGCCGGACGGCGAGCCGCCGAAGTAGTAATGGTCCGTCGGCAATGCAATGGGCGCGGCGTGGCGAAGACCGTCCGACGGGCGATTCGATCGAAGGAAGCGCCCGCATGGATTGCTGCGGTCGTCGGCTGCGTTGCCGTCATTTCATTCGTCTCGTGGCCGCTATGGCGAACGCGGGCCCAGCCGCAAGTCGCATTGGGCATTTCGCGCATTGAGTCTGCCGCGAGCGGCGGGGCGAAATCAGCAGCGAGTCACGCCGAAATGATCCATGTCCCAAATCCACATGAAGCGGTCGTGCGGGCCGAGTTTCTCGATCGCGATGCGCTGGCTAGCCGCGCGCAACCAATGGTTCTGTCCAGCGGAAAGACGAGCTGGGATCCCCAGTTGTTAGCACTGCGAGCGGGCCAAACCGTTCGCGGCCGGCCCGGCGAGCGGCCTCTTGTAGCGGTGCCGCCCGGTGGAATTGTCGTCGCCGTCGAGGATGTGCGGTTCGAAAACGTCGATTTCGTTTGGCGACCGTCGCCGGACGCGGCCATCGATCCACAGCGCGTCGCACTCATAGATATGCGAGCGGCCTCGGCTTCGTTTCGCGGCTGCACGTTTCGAGCCACGGGGGATGAGCGGATCGGCCGGCCAATCGGGATTGCCTGGCGTGGTCCTCGCCGCTCTCAAGCGCTGTCTCCAGCGGGCCGCCTTCAAATAAGCGGCTGCGTCCTTAGCGGGACGGCTGCCGGAATCGATTGCCAGTCTGCAATGCCGATGGCAATCAAGATCAGCGACACGCTTGATCTCGGCGGCGGACCGCTGCTTTGTCTGGATCATACCCCGCGGATCGACGAGCCTATTGAAATCGCGCTAAGCGGTTCAACACTTCGCGACGCAGCGGCTCTCATCGGCATTCACGTTGATCGATTGCCGACGGAAGAACCGGGAACGATCGGCATTACGACGAATGACTGCGTCCTTGCGCCAAGCCGCGGCGGCGCGGTGGTGCTTTTTGCCACTCCCGTTCGGCCGACAACACTCTCCAGGGCCTTGCAATGGTCCGGGCAAGGGTCGCTTCTCGCGGCCGATTCGCGAGTCGGCGATTGGCTGAAAGTGGGCCGACAGCGTTCCGAGGAAGTCGAGATATCCGTCGACGGCCTGGTCTCCGGCCAGGTCCAGTTCGCCGGCCCGGCCGACGCGGGTTCGTCGGCCTCGCGGGTCACGCGCTGGCTCGCCCCGATACAATCGGCCGAACCGCCCGGCATCCCCGACGGGCTGCCAAACCTGCCGTGGATGCCATGA
- a CDS encoding glycine cleavage T C-terminal barrel domain-containing protein, producing MPTADPEYSALTSGAGLVDVSGRTQIELTGDDLATFLHSFTTNDIRGLRPGKGCEAFALDARGHVLGHLLVFCTPHSLVVDTVPEQGEKLIRHLERYLIREQVEIHDRTDEWGELLLAGSEAEQLLHDAAVTVPAGRLEHEQAQLAWQTVWIRRVDMAGPRSFLIAGERGAIDALVIALAAEGATPCTLQTFETVRIEASFPWYGRDITDKNLAQEVNRDRLAISLTKGCYLGQETVARIDALGHVNKTLQSVRFSGGTVPPAGSELRCGQSQSGEVTSATYSPHLNAPLGLAYIRRGLEAIGTKLDSDYGEAEVIARPLG from the coding sequence ATGCCTACCGCCGATCCTGAATACTCCGCGCTGACCTCGGGCGCCGGTCTCGTCGATGTTAGCGGCCGCACGCAGATCGAATTGACCGGCGACGATCTAGCGACATTCCTGCACAGTTTCACGACGAACGACATCCGCGGATTGCGACCCGGTAAGGGCTGCGAAGCGTTTGCACTGGATGCTCGCGGTCATGTGCTCGGCCATCTGTTAGTGTTTTGCACCCCGCATTCATTGGTTGTCGACACGGTGCCGGAACAGGGCGAAAAGCTGATCCGGCACCTCGAGCGTTATTTGATTCGAGAGCAAGTCGAAATCCACGATCGAACAGATGAATGGGGCGAGCTGCTTCTGGCCGGGTCCGAGGCGGAACAATTGCTGCATGACGCGGCAGTGACGGTGCCGGCCGGCCGGCTTGAGCATGAACAAGCCCAACTCGCCTGGCAAACCGTTTGGATTCGGCGCGTCGATATGGCTGGGCCGAGGAGCTTCCTAATCGCGGGAGAGCGCGGCGCGATTGACGCGCTTGTTATCGCGCTTGCTGCCGAGGGAGCGACGCCCTGCACTCTCCAGACCTTCGAGACGGTCCGCATTGAGGCCAGTTTTCCCTGGTACGGCCGCGACATCACTGACAAGAATCTTGCTCAAGAAGTCAATCGCGATCGATTGGCGATCAGTCTCACCAAGGGATGTTATTTGGGACAGGAGACGGTTGCCCGAATCGATGCACTCGGGCACGTTAACAAGACCCTGCAAAGCGTGCGGTTTTCGGGCGGCACTGTCCCTCCGGCTGGCAGCGAGCTGCGCTGCGGCCAATCGCAATCCGGGGAAGTGACGTCGGCGACTTATTCGCCGCATTTGAACGCCCCGCTCGGACTGGCATATATTCGCCGCGGCCTCGAAGCGATTGGCACAAAGCTCGATTCCGACTATGGCGAAGCAGAAGTCATCGCTCGACCGCTTGGCTGA
- a CDS encoding NUDIX hydrolase: MTEGHEILLDTQRFRVVRQSRLLPDGTTLSRETVVHPGAAVILPLVDKDHVCLIRNYRLAVDEELIELPAGTIDPPEIPLKTAERELIEETGYRARSFEKLHEFWVSPGILNERMHFFVARDLEPGPARPERGEQIRTFVVPWHEALGMIDSKQIRDAKTIVGLLLYDRLRKSN, from the coding sequence GTGACGGAAGGCCACGAAATACTGCTGGACACTCAGCGATTTCGAGTCGTGCGACAGTCACGGTTGCTGCCGGACGGGACCACCCTCAGCCGCGAAACGGTCGTGCATCCGGGCGCCGCAGTCATATTGCCACTGGTGGATAAGGATCACGTCTGCCTGATCCGTAACTATCGCCTGGCGGTTGATGAAGAATTGATCGAGCTGCCGGCCGGCACAATCGATCCTCCCGAGATCCCGCTGAAAACGGCCGAGCGCGAATTGATCGAAGAAACCGGTTATCGGGCCCGCTCGTTCGAGAAGCTGCACGAGTTCTGGGTCTCACCGGGAATTCTCAACGAACGGATGCATTTTTTCGTCGCCCGGGACCTCGAGCCGGGTCCGGCGCGCCCCGAGCGCGGTGAGCAGATCAGGACGTTTGTCGTTCCCTGGCACGAAGCGCTCGGGATGATTGATTCCAAGCAAATCCGCGACGCAAAGACGATCGTGGGGCTGTTGCTCTACGATCGCTTGCGCAAGTCCAACTAG
- a CDS encoding DUF488 domain-containing protein, with amino-acid sequence MPVIYTVGHSTRSFDELVEILRAHGVKRLVDVRTIPRSRHNPQFNRETLSKALHSRHLCYRHMKALGGLRHSRPDSINTGWHNASFRGFADYMQTPSFAAALESLLRLAEQKPTAIMCAEAVPWRCHRSLIADALTARGYEIRDIMSVTSAKPHVLTPMARVRGQRITYPPEGARATKR; translated from the coding sequence ATGCCAGTTATTTATACCGTGGGGCATTCGACGCGGAGCTTCGATGAGCTGGTCGAGATCCTGCGGGCGCACGGCGTCAAGCGATTGGTCGACGTGCGAACGATTCCACGGTCCCGACACAATCCGCAGTTCAACCGCGAAACGCTCAGCAAGGCTCTGCATAGTCGGCATCTCTGCTACCGGCACATGAAAGCGTTGGGGGGCTTGCGCCATTCGCGCCCCGATTCGATCAATACCGGATGGCACAATGCGTCGTTTCGCGGATTTGCCGACTACATGCAAACGCCATCCTTTGCGGCGGCTCTGGAAAGTCTCCTTAGACTTGCTGAACAGAAGCCGACTGCCATCATGTGTGCCGAGGCGGTCCCCTGGCGTTGCCATCGCTCGTTAATTGCCGACGCGCTGACCGCGCGCGGCTATGAGATCCGAGACATCATGAGCGTCACGAGCGCCAAGCCGCACGTTCTCACACCAATGGCAAGAGTTCGTGGTCAGCGAATTACGTATCCGCCCGAAGGGGCGCGAGCCACCAAGCGTTGA